Proteins from one Aureimonas sp. SA4125 genomic window:
- the malQ gene encoding 4-alpha-glucanotransferase has product MTERLDRLAESHGIQIGYISEMGERRTIADEAKVALLQALGVDPETGAEGTYDEAADRPSGHCALPEAVRQRRVWGVACQLYSLRSRRNLGMGDFEDLANFAQIAGQAGAAFVGVNPLHALFMADCGRFSPYSPSTRRFLNPLYIAIDRLSGGPDATERLFAESPEAFDGLNGDLVDYPAVGRLKNCLLRDIFAARLEKIRADTSFEAFCAGGGEALRNFALFEAISARMVAAGYHAGWHSWPEDYQTRDADAVYQFEAEAPDDLLFHLWLQYQAEEQLAEAQKRARSAGMSIGLYLDLAVGVAPDGAETWADPALTVGAARVGSPPDMFNSAGQDWGLAPLSPLALAERDFRPLGDAFDALTRNAGAVRIDHAMGLARLWWIAEGQNSAGGGYVRYPLGKMIDTIAEASQRNNCLVIGEDLGTVPTGFRATMTEAGVLSYRVLYFERREVEFLPTAAYPEMSLACVSTHDLPTLKGWWLSSDIELRLETGTQSEERTVETREERRRDRRMLIVALEEAGLLPERFHRVASGEDTLPPDLTQDLADAVHRFVARAPSLLVTVQVEDMIGAVLQPNLPGTTDQYPNWRIRLEVELEDLAEHAGFQATAEAMREERPELS; this is encoded by the coding sequence ATGACTGAACGGCTCGACCGGCTGGCCGAAAGCCACGGCATCCAGATTGGCTACATCTCGGAAATGGGCGAGCGCAGGACCATTGCAGACGAGGCCAAGGTCGCCCTGCTGCAAGCGCTCGGCGTCGATCCCGAAACGGGTGCCGAGGGAACCTACGACGAGGCGGCTGACAGGCCGAGCGGGCACTGCGCGCTGCCGGAAGCAGTCCGACAGAGGCGCGTCTGGGGCGTCGCCTGCCAGCTCTACAGCTTGCGCTCGCGCCGCAACCTCGGGATGGGGGATTTCGAGGATCTCGCCAATTTCGCCCAGATCGCCGGCCAGGCCGGCGCTGCCTTCGTTGGTGTCAATCCGTTGCACGCGCTGTTCATGGCCGACTGCGGACGGTTCAGCCCCTATTCGCCGTCGACCCGCCGCTTTCTCAATCCCCTGTACATCGCCATCGATCGGCTGTCTGGCGGACCAGATGCGACGGAACGGCTGTTTGCCGAGTCTCCCGAGGCTTTTGACGGGCTGAACGGCGATCTCGTGGACTACCCCGCGGTCGGCCGGCTGAAGAACTGCCTGTTGCGCGACATCTTTGCCGCGAGGCTCGAGAAGATTCGGGCCGATACCAGCTTCGAAGCCTTCTGCGCGGGCGGCGGCGAGGCCTTGCGCAACTTCGCCTTGTTCGAGGCGATTTCGGCGAGGATGGTCGCGGCAGGCTACCACGCCGGCTGGCATTCCTGGCCGGAGGACTATCAGACCCGCGATGCCGACGCCGTTTATCAGTTCGAGGCCGAGGCGCCCGATGACCTCCTCTTCCATCTCTGGCTCCAGTACCAGGCGGAGGAGCAGCTGGCCGAGGCGCAAAAACGTGCCAGGTCCGCCGGCATGTCCATCGGACTTTATCTCGACCTGGCCGTGGGTGTTGCGCCCGATGGAGCGGAAACATGGGCCGATCCGGCTCTGACGGTCGGCGCGGCACGCGTGGGCTCGCCGCCGGACATGTTCAACTCCGCTGGACAGGACTGGGGTCTGGCGCCGTTGTCGCCCCTCGCACTGGCCGAACGCGACTTCCGGCCGCTCGGCGATGCCTTCGACGCGCTGACACGCAATGCGGGGGCGGTGCGCATCGATCATGCCATGGGGCTGGCGCGCCTCTGGTGGATCGCCGAGGGCCAGAATTCTGCCGGCGGCGGTTATGTCCGCTATCCCCTGGGCAAAATGATCGACACGATCGCCGAGGCCTCGCAGCGCAACAACTGTCTCGTCATCGGCGAAGATCTCGGCACGGTGCCGACGGGTTTTCGTGCCACGATGACCGAAGCGGGCGTTCTGTCCTACCGCGTCCTCTATTTCGAGCGCCGGGAAGTCGAGTTCCTGCCGACGGCGGCCTATCCCGAAATGTCGCTTGCCTGCGTTTCGACGCACGACCTGCCGACGCTGAAGGGCTGGTGGTTGTCTTCCGACATCGAGTTGCGGCTGGAAACCGGCACGCAGAGCGAGGAGCGGACGGTGGAGACGCGCGAAGAGCGCCGGCGCGACCGCCGGATGCTGATCGTCGCGCTGGAAGAGGCGGGACTTCTGCCCGAGCGCTTCCACCGCGTCGCCAGCGGCGAGGATACCTTGCCGCCGGATCTGACGCAGGACCTTGCCGACGCCGTCCATCGCTTCGTGGCGCGGGCGCCGAGCCTTCTTGTCACCGTGCAGGTCGAGGACATGATCGGTGCCGTGCTGCAGCCCAATCTCCCGGGCACGACCGACCAATATCCAAACTGGCGCATTCGCCTCGAAGTCGAACTGGAGGATCTGGCCGAGCATGCCGGCTTCCAGGCGACCGCCGAGGCCATGCGCGAAGAAAGACCGGAGCTTTCATGA
- a CDS encoding Gfo/Idh/MocA family oxidoreductase: MRQAKTVSDENTSQAVTEKRILLLGTGAIAHRHAEHFSVLPGCRLVAACDIDAERARTFAQMHRIDYAFGDLDAAIAWGGFDAAVNATPDGVHRETTLKLIAAGKPVFCEKPLALNFADASGMTEAAEAAGLVNMVNLTYRNAHAVQTARRMVEAGAIGTIRHVSASYLQSWLTAGHWGDWRVDERWLWRLSSAHGSKGVLGDIGIHILDFLMFATGLDISSLGARMKTFDKAEGGAIGAYTLDVNDSVAMTVEMSNGALGVVHMTRFATGKLNDLDLTIHGDKGALRIWADHENSRLEACLGTDVETQTWRPVDCPPTPKNADRFVIALLSGENGEPDFRRAAKVQKLLDLCFVSHAEGRVLPVD; this comes from the coding sequence ATGCGCCAGGCGAAGACGGTTTCGGATGAGAATACGAGCCAGGCGGTGACGGAAAAGCGCATTCTCCTCCTCGGCACCGGCGCGATCGCCCATCGCCATGCCGAGCATTTTTCCGTCCTCCCGGGCTGCCGCCTGGTCGCGGCCTGCGACATCGATGCCGAGCGCGCCCGGACCTTCGCGCAGATGCACCGGATTGACTACGCCTTCGGCGATCTCGACGCCGCCATTGCCTGGGGCGGGTTCGACGCCGCCGTGAATGCGACCCCCGACGGCGTCCACCGGGAAACGACGCTGAAGCTCATCGCCGCGGGCAAGCCGGTTTTCTGCGAAAAGCCGTTGGCGCTGAATTTTGCCGATGCATCGGGGATGACCGAGGCGGCGGAGGCAGCCGGCCTCGTCAACATGGTCAACCTCACCTACCGCAATGCGCATGCCGTCCAGACGGCGCGCCGCATGGTCGAGGCCGGTGCCATCGGCACCATCCGCCATGTTTCGGCAAGCTATCTGCAGAGCTGGCTGACCGCTGGCCATTGGGGCGACTGGCGCGTGGACGAGCGCTGGCTCTGGCGCCTCTCCTCGGCGCACGGCTCGAAGGGCGTCCTCGGCGATATCGGCATCCATATCCTCGATTTTCTGATGTTTGCGACCGGCCTCGACATTTCCAGCCTTGGCGCCCGGATGAAGACCTTCGACAAGGCCGAGGGCGGGGCGATCGGCGCCTACACGCTCGACGTCAACGACAGCGTGGCGATGACGGTGGAGATGTCGAACGGCGCGCTCGGCGTCGTCCACATGACGCGCTTTGCCACCGGCAAGCTGAACGATCTCGACCTGACGATCCACGGCGACAAGGGCGCACTGAGGATCTGGGCCGATCATGAGAACTCGCGGCTCGAGGCCTGTCTTGGCACCGACGTCGAGACGCAGACCTGGCGGCCCGTCGACTGCCCGCCGACTCCAAAGAACGCCGACCGCTTCGTCATCGCGCTTCTGTCGGGCGAGAATGGCGAACCGGATTTCCGCCGCGCCGCCAAGGTGCAGAAACTTCTCGACCTCTGCTTCGTCTCGCATGCCGAGGGACGGGTGCTGCCCGTCGACTGA
- a CDS encoding ThuA domain-containing protein, with protein MAIRATVWNEFRHERENATVRAIYPDGIHQTIATALSRDAAIDVSTATLDEPEHGLGAQRLAETDVLLWWGHKAHGDVDDAVVERVAQRVYEGMGLIVLHSGHFSKIFKRVMGAPCSLRWREAGERERVWTINRAHPIAAGIGDAIELPNSEMYGEPFLVPEPLETVFISWYQGGEVFRSGLTYQRGAGKIFYFGPGHETYPIYHDAKIQKVLRNAVHWAHNPAEPWTDVSSAPNVSIAAAREPIEQRGGSLHAPGEDGFG; from the coding sequence ATGGCGATCCGAGCGACGGTCTGGAACGAGTTCCGGCACGAGCGCGAGAATGCCACCGTCCGGGCGATCTATCCGGACGGCATCCATCAGACGATCGCTACGGCCCTTTCGAGGGACGCGGCGATCGACGTTTCGACGGCGACGCTCGACGAACCCGAGCACGGGCTGGGGGCCCAGCGGCTGGCCGAGACGGACGTTCTCCTGTGGTGGGGGCACAAGGCGCATGGCGATGTCGACGACGCGGTGGTCGAGCGGGTGGCGCAGCGGGTCTATGAGGGGATGGGGCTGATCGTCCTCCACTCCGGGCATTTCTCCAAGATCTTCAAGCGGGTGATGGGGGCGCCCTGTTCCTTGCGCTGGCGCGAGGCGGGCGAGCGCGAGCGGGTCTGGACGATCAATCGCGCACACCCGATCGCCGCCGGCATCGGTGACGCGATCGAGTTGCCGAATTCGGAAATGTACGGCGAGCCCTTCCTGGTGCCCGAGCCGCTCGAAACCGTCTTCATCTCCTGGTACCAGGGCGGCGAAGTCTTCCGCTCGGGCCTCACCTACCAGCGCGGTGCCGGAAAGATCTTCTACTTCGGGCCGGGTCACGAGACCTACCCGATCTATCACGACGCGAAGATCCAAAAGGTGCTGCGTAACGCCGTGCACTGGGCCCACAATCCGGCAGAGCCGTGGACCGACGTGTCATCGGCGCCGAACGTGTCGATCGCAGCGGCGCGCGAGCCCATCGAGCAACGCGGCGGCAGCCTGCATGCGCCAGGCGAAGACGGTTTCGGATGA
- a CDS encoding putative zinc-binding peptidase yields the protein MKLFCCSACGHVVYFENVLCERCNHALGFEPQSLEMLALESADGIWQAAGSNGSGRWKYCGNYTFGVCNWLVPGDSPDALCVACQHNLVIPNLDAPGNIALWQKMEQAKRRLFHTILQLKLPRTTRAESPEGLAFAFRTTGADQSQPVMTGHEDGLITIALVEADDAEREKRRNAMGEPYRTLLGHFRHEVGHWYWDRLVRDGGVVAECRAVFGDDEEDYGEALQRHYANGPKSSWQEHYVSSYAGAHAWEDFAETWAHYFHIVDTLETGGEWGIMLKPEADRSGLLAVDLDFQIFDEATTIEHIARAWTPLTLALNSFNRSLGHQDLYPFVLSPVVIGKLGFIHDLVHGRIGRRRADSQQFVSTAA from the coding sequence ATGAAGCTGTTTTGCTGCAGCGCCTGCGGACATGTCGTCTACTTCGAGAACGTTCTCTGCGAACGCTGCAACCACGCCCTCGGCTTCGAGCCTCAATCCCTGGAAATGCTCGCGCTGGAAAGCGCCGACGGCATCTGGCAGGCCGCCGGCTCCAACGGCAGCGGGCGCTGGAAATACTGCGGCAACTACACGTTCGGCGTCTGCAACTGGCTGGTGCCGGGAGACAGTCCGGATGCGCTGTGCGTTGCCTGCCAGCATAATCTCGTCATCCCGAACCTCGATGCCCCGGGAAACATCGCGCTGTGGCAGAAGATGGAGCAGGCCAAGCGGCGTCTATTCCACACCATCCTGCAACTGAAGCTGCCGCGGACGACGCGGGCGGAAAGTCCCGAGGGGCTGGCCTTTGCCTTCCGCACGACCGGCGCCGACCAGAGCCAGCCTGTGATGACCGGCCACGAGGACGGATTGATCACCATCGCGCTTGTCGAGGCCGACGATGCGGAGCGGGAGAAACGCCGCAACGCCATGGGCGAGCCCTACCGCACGCTGCTCGGCCACTTTCGCCACGAGGTCGGTCACTGGTACTGGGACCGGCTGGTGCGCGACGGCGGCGTCGTCGCCGAGTGCCGGGCAGTCTTCGGCGATGACGAGGAAGACTACGGCGAGGCCCTGCAGCGCCACTACGCCAACGGGCCAAAATCTTCCTGGCAGGAACATTATGTCTCGTCCTATGCCGGGGCGCATGCCTGGGAGGACTTTGCCGAAACCTGGGCACACTACTTCCACATCGTCGATACGCTCGAGACGGGCGGCGAGTGGGGCATTATGCTGAAGCCGGAAGCGGATCGATCGGGTCTCCTCGCGGTCGATCTCGACTTCCAGATCTTCGACGAGGCGACCACCATCGAACATATCGCGCGTGCCTGGACGCCGCTGACGCTGGCGCTGAATTCCTTCAACCGTTCGCTCGGGCACCAGGACCTTTATCCGTTCGTGCTTTCACCCGTGGTCATTGGAAAACTCGGCTTCATTCACGATCTCGTCCACGGCCGGATCGGTCGTCGCAGGGCCGACAGCCAGCAGTTCGTGAGCACGGCTGCTTGA
- the treY gene encoding malto-oligosyltrehalose synthase yields MSRQLIATYRLQFREGTDFETAAAMAPYLRAIGVSHLYASPIFTASPGSTHGYDVIDYNRFEDYLGGESGFVAMSDALAHADVGLILDFVPNHMGVSPENAWWEDVLAWGRESRYANTFDIAWDAEKILVPVLAKPYGEASMDGDLKVVLDAADSRMRFDAAGYQLPLDPRTLGHVFAFLDHPERDRLIRRFSVATPIEGEELSERLREHLGDETFAVALESAIGSINADQLALHALHEAQVWRLAWWRTAREKLTYRRFFEIADLIGIRQELRHVFRESHRTVIRLARERRLDGIRIDHVDGLADPKNYLLDLRQAFQSVRRDPVIFVEKILTGEERLRKSWEIEGTTGYEFISALSGLYVDPEQEEGMTRAYSQFIGEDEDLRQMILRQKRSIFSRNLAGELAYLTAEALAVASRGLATRDLGPDTISRSIIEVATALPVYRTYVGVDGVPATDRAIIDDAVTLAKSQREVEADEPIDFIGRLLTLDFDEGRDVAGALNFTRRFQQTTGAVMAKAVEDTVFFRYNRLIALNEVGGEPDHYGTDVGAFHDAMAIRSEDQPEGLLASSTHDTKRGEDARARLYTLSEAPKHWSTLVESFAEAMGAYRIAVDETLDAPDAPSEWMFYQALLGVLPADFDPADDAARSAIAGRLQTFMQKAVREAKRYTSWTSPAEAYETGVEGFVAAALDRGATDDFLHEFWASVQPFVRAGALTSLSQALIKLTVPGVPDIYQGTEFYDLSLVDPDNRRSVDFKALAAAIEDDEPLRASLDHWRDGMVKAKLTIAALRLRQTAPTLFTTGAYVPLEVEGVRARHVVAFARIQEGGAATVTIAPRLCLAMLEGSEGLVPGAGFWGDTTVILPASLAGQAFRSAFGTETAETAGGIALASLPGGLPFALLVAV; encoded by the coding sequence ATGAGCCGTCAGCTGATCGCGACCTACCGTCTGCAGTTCCGGGAAGGGACCGACTTCGAGACCGCCGCGGCGATGGCGCCCTATCTCCGGGCGATCGGCGTCAGCCACCTCTATGCGTCGCCGATCTTCACGGCCTCGCCGGGATCGACGCACGGCTACGACGTCATCGACTACAACCGTTTCGAGGACTATCTCGGCGGCGAGTCCGGCTTTGTCGCGATGAGCGACGCGCTGGCACATGCCGATGTCGGTCTCATCCTCGACTTCGTTCCGAACCATATGGGCGTCAGCCCCGAAAACGCCTGGTGGGAGGACGTCCTCGCCTGGGGCCGCGAGAGCCGCTACGCCAACACGTTCGACATCGCCTGGGATGCCGAGAAGATCCTCGTTCCGGTGCTCGCCAAGCCTTATGGCGAAGCCTCGATGGATGGCGACCTCAAGGTCGTGCTCGATGCGGCGGATTCGCGCATGCGCTTCGACGCGGCAGGCTACCAGCTGCCGCTCGATCCGCGCACGCTCGGGCACGTCTTCGCCTTCCTCGACCATCCCGAACGTGACCGTCTGATCCGCCGTTTTTCAGTGGCCACGCCGATCGAGGGGGAGGAGCTGTCGGAACGCCTGCGCGAGCATCTCGGCGACGAGACGTTCGCCGTCGCGCTCGAGAGCGCCATCGGCAGCATCAATGCCGACCAGTTGGCGCTGCATGCGCTGCACGAGGCGCAGGTCTGGCGCCTCGCCTGGTGGCGCACCGCGCGCGAAAAGCTGACCTATCGCCGCTTCTTCGAGATCGCCGACCTCATCGGCATCCGCCAGGAGCTGCGCCACGTCTTCCGCGAGTCGCACCGCACCGTCATCCGTCTGGCCCGCGAGCGGCGCCTCGATGGCATCCGCATCGACCATGTCGACGGTCTGGCCGATCCGAAGAACTATCTCCTCGACCTTCGCCAGGCTTTCCAGTCGGTACGCCGCGACCCCGTCATCTTCGTCGAGAAGATTCTCACCGGCGAAGAGCGGCTGCGCAAATCCTGGGAGATCGAGGGCACGACCGGCTACGAGTTCATCTCCGCGCTGTCGGGGCTCTATGTCGATCCCGAGCAGGAGGAGGGGATGACGCGGGCCTACAGCCAGTTCATCGGCGAGGACGAGGATCTCCGGCAGATGATCCTGCGCCAGAAGCGCTCGATCTTCTCGAGGAACCTGGCGGGCGAACTCGCCTATCTCACCGCCGAGGCGCTGGCCGTCGCCAGCCGAGGCCTCGCCACGCGCGATCTCGGTCCCGACACCATCTCCCGCTCGATCATCGAGGTCGCGACGGCCTTGCCGGTCTACCGCACCTATGTCGGCGTCGATGGGGTTCCCGCCACGGACCGGGCGATCATCGACGACGCCGTCACCCTTGCGAAGTCGCAGCGCGAGGTCGAAGCCGACGAGCCGATCGACTTCATCGGCCGTCTCCTGACGCTGGATTTCGACGAGGGCCGCGACGTCGCCGGCGCGCTGAACTTCACGCGGCGGTTCCAGCAGACGACCGGCGCCGTCATGGCCAAGGCCGTCGAGGACACCGTGTTCTTCCGCTACAATCGTCTGATCGCCCTCAACGAGGTCGGCGGCGAGCCCGATCACTACGGCACCGATGTCGGCGCCTTCCACGACGCCATGGCCATTCGCAGCGAGGACCAGCCGGAAGGCCTCCTCGCCTCCTCGACCCACGACACCAAGCGGGGCGAGGATGCCAGGGCGCGCCTCTACACCCTCAGCGAGGCGCCGAAGCACTGGTCGACGCTCGTCGAGAGCTTCGCCGAGGCCATGGGCGCCTACCGCATCGCCGTCGACGAGACGCTCGATGCGCCGGACGCCCCCAGCGAGTGGATGTTCTACCAGGCGCTGCTGGGCGTCCTCCCCGCGGATTTCGACCCCGCGGACGATGCCGCCCGCAGCGCCATCGCCGGGCGGCTGCAGACCTTCATGCAGAAGGCGGTCCGCGAGGCCAAGCGGTACACCAGCTGGACATCGCCGGCCGAAGCCTATGAGACCGGCGTCGAGGGTTTTGTCGCGGCGGCGCTCGATCGCGGCGCGACCGACGACTTCCTGCATGAATTCTGGGCCTCGGTGCAGCCTTTCGTGCGGGCGGGCGCCCTGACATCGCTGTCGCAGGCGCTGATCAAACTGACCGTGCCGGGGGTTCCCGACATCTATCAGGGCACCGAATTCTACGACCTCAGCCTGGTCGACCCCGACAACCGCCGCTCTGTCGACTTCAAGGCGCTGGCTGCCGCGATCGAGGACGACGAGCCCCTGCGTGCGAGTCTCGATCACTGGCGTGACGGCATGGTCAAGGCGAAGCTCACCATCGCCGCGCTGCGCCTGCGCCAGACGGCGCCGACACTGTTCACCACCGGCGCCTACGTGCCGCTGGAGGTGGAGGGCGTACGGGCGCGCCATGTCGTCGCCTTCGCCCGCATCCAGGAAGGCGGCGCGGCGACGGTCACGATCGCGCCGCGCCTCTGCCTCGCGATGCTGGAAGGCAGCGAGGGACTGGTCCCGGGTGCCGGATTCTGGGGCGACACGACGGTGATTCTGCCGGCGAGCCTGGCGGGGCAGGCGTTCCGCAGTGCCTTCGGCACGGAGACGGCGGAGACGGCGGGCGGGATCGCCCTGGCTTCCCTGCCGGGTGGTCTGCCCTTCGCTCTGCTCGTCGCCGTTTGA
- the treZ gene encoding malto-oligosyltrehalose trehalohydrolase translates to MPATQTTFEHETSWGPRLTDHGAVFRLWAPAIQKLDLVSETGGERQFHPMHKEDGGWWSIETDAVAVGGGYGFRVDEGLVVPDPAARAQMGDVHSLSRLVDPHAYVWKTAAWKGRPWRETVFYELHIGTFTPEGTFDAAIDKLDYLVETGITAIELMPVAQFGGKRGWGYDGVLLYAPHEVYGGAEGLKRLVDAAHERGLMVFLDVVYNHFGPDGNYISAYAPEFFHPEIHTAWGVAIAYDAPPVRDFMVDNALFWLNEYRIDGLRLDAIDSIEDVTDEPLVRELAARVREKITDRHVHLTSEDARNIVWHIERDDKGKPLLVSGEWNDDFHHCAHVLATHESESYYSDYVRKSVSQMARSLAEGFVYQGEHSRHRDENVGERSDGLPPTAFVNFIQNHDQIGNRAFGDRLTDLASRRVIECLQTILLLSPQIPLIFMGEEFGDTNPFCFFTDFDGELGDLVREGRRAEFKKFAAFHDEESRALIPDPNSEATFRHSAIDWAMIDKPTNRRRLFMVRKLLQLRRDVIMPLLEDIPPHSGSYAVTDGCAFVVSWTLQNGQVLRLFANLDDEPWTLPDTEADRDAGELLFAHPRKAAEDVHDGVLSGPSVVFRLTKMLEIRDGSHD, encoded by the coding sequence ATGCCGGCAACACAGACGACATTCGAACACGAGACCTCCTGGGGGCCGCGCCTGACGGACCATGGTGCCGTCTTCCGGCTATGGGCGCCCGCAATCCAGAAGCTCGACCTCGTTTCCGAAACCGGCGGCGAGCGGCAGTTTCATCCGATGCACAAAGAGGATGGCGGCTGGTGGTCGATCGAGACGGATGCGGTCGCCGTCGGTGGCGGCTACGGCTTCCGCGTCGATGAGGGCCTCGTGGTGCCCGATCCCGCGGCCCGGGCGCAGATGGGCGACGTTCACTCGCTGTCGCGTCTCGTCGACCCGCACGCCTATGTCTGGAAGACGGCGGCCTGGAAGGGAAGGCCCTGGCGGGAGACCGTCTTCTACGAGCTGCATATCGGCACCTTCACACCCGAAGGCACTTTCGACGCCGCGATCGACAAACTCGATTACCTCGTCGAGACAGGCATTACCGCCATCGAGCTGATGCCTGTCGCCCAGTTCGGCGGCAAGCGAGGCTGGGGCTATGACGGCGTGCTGCTCTATGCACCCCACGAGGTCTATGGCGGGGCCGAAGGGCTGAAGCGGCTGGTCGATGCGGCGCACGAGCGCGGCCTGATGGTCTTCCTCGACGTCGTCTACAATCACTTCGGACCGGACGGGAATTACATCAGCGCCTATGCGCCCGAGTTCTTTCATCCCGAGATCCATACGGCCTGGGGCGTCGCCATCGCCTACGACGCGCCGCCGGTGCGGGACTTCATGGTCGACAATGCGCTGTTCTGGCTGAACGAATACCGTATCGACGGACTCCGCCTCGACGCCATCGACTCGATCGAGGACGTGACGGACGAGCCGCTGGTGCGCGAGCTTGCCGCGCGGGTCCGCGAGAAGATCACCGATCGCCATGTCCACCTGACCAGCGAGGACGCCCGCAACATCGTCTGGCACATAGAGCGCGACGACAAGGGGAAGCCGCTTCTCGTCAGCGGCGAGTGGAACGACGATTTTCACCACTGCGCGCATGTGCTGGCGACGCATGAGTCGGAGAGCTACTATTCCGACTATGTCCGCAAGAGCGTGTCGCAGATGGCGCGTTCGCTGGCGGAAGGGTTCGTCTATCAGGGCGAGCATTCGCGCCACCGCGACGAGAACGTCGGCGAGCGTTCCGATGGACTGCCGCCCACGGCCTTCGTCAACTTCATCCAGAACCACGACCAGATCGGCAACCGCGCCTTCGGCGACCGGCTGACGGATCTTGCCTCGCGGCGGGTGATCGAATGCCTGCAGACCATTCTTCTGCTCTCCCCTCAGATCCCGCTGATCTTCATGGGCGAGGAGTTCGGCGACACCAATCCGTTCTGCTTCTTCACCGATTTCGACGGGGAGCTCGGCGACCTCGTGCGCGAGGGACGACGTGCCGAATTCAAGAAGTTTGCCGCCTTCCATGACGAGGAAAGCCGAGCGCTGATTCCCGATCCCAACTCCGAGGCGACTTTCCGGCATTCCGCGATCGACTGGGCCATGATCGACAAGCCGACGAACCGCCGCCGACTGTTCATGGTACGCAAGCTTCTGCAGCTTCGCCGCGACGTGATCATGCCGCTTCTGGAAGACATCCCGCCGCATTCCGGCAGCTATGCGGTCACCGATGGATGTGCCTTCGTGGTGTCATGGACGCTGCAAAACGGCCAGGTCCTCAGGCTTTTCGCCAATCTCGACGACGAACCTTGGACGCTGCCCGATACGGAGGCGGATCGCGATGCGGGCGAGCTGCTGTTTGCCCATCCGCGCAAGGCCGCCGAAGACGTTCATGATGGCGTCCTTTCCGGGCCTTCTGTGGTTTTCCGTCTGACGAAAATGCTAGAGATCAGGGACGGCTCACATGACTGA